Proteins encoded in a region of the Salmo trutta chromosome 34, fSalTru1.1, whole genome shotgun sequence genome:
- the trhrb gene encoding thyrotropin-releasing hormone receptor b, with amino-acid sequence MENVTEAQENQTWGTWTDQIIEYKVVSTLLVFVICAFGIVGNVMVILVVLTTKHMRTPTNCYLVSLAVADLIVLIAAGLPNITDSIFGSWVFGRSGCLGITYLQYLGINASSCSITAFTIERYIAICHPIKAQLLCTLSRAKKIILFVWVFTLLYSVMWLYLSDIKEEAYENDVTIVTCGYKVSRQLYLPIYFLDFGIFFVVPLMLATILYGLIARILIMNPLPSERNDKSKNEQSNTTRGCKNSHHTSTTATSRRQVTKMLAVVVILFAVLWMPYRTLVVVNSFLEQAYMNTWFILFCRSCVYLNSAINPIIYNAMSQKFRAAFRKLCLCGRKGSEKPTGGTYSVALTYSVVKDTSMVETTDQFNTELDEITCEITCELPDKKMVFQDTCVYGKVTLCND; translated from the exons ATGGAAAATGTTACTGAAGCTCAAGAGAATCAGACTTGGGGGACTTGGACGGACCAAATAATCGAATACAAAGTGGTGAGCACTTTGTTAGTTTTCGTGATATGCGCCTTTGGTATCGTTGGTAATGTTATGGTGATCTTAGTGGTGCTTACCACTAAACACATGAGGACACCCACCAACTGCTACCTGGTGAGCTTGGCCGTTGCAGATCTCATCGTACTAATTGCGGCGGGCTTACCGAATATCACGGACAGCATCTTCGGGTCTTGGGTGTTCGGCCGCTCAGGATGCCTCGGAATCACCTACCTCCAGTACCTGGGAATCAATGCATCGTCCTGCTCTATCACCGCCTTTACCATCGAAAGGTACATCGCTATTTGCCACCCGATAAAAGCCCAGTTGCTGTGCACACTGTCCAGAGCCAAGAAGATAATATTGTTTGTCTGGGTTTTCACTTTACTTTACTCCGTCATGTGGCTCTACCTGTCAGATATCAAAGAAGAAGCATATGAGAACGACGTGACCATCGTGACATGTGGCTACAAAGTTTCAAGACAACTCTATTTGCCCATTTACTTTTTGGATTTCgggatattttttgttgtgcCGCTTATGCTGGCTACCATTCTGTATGGTCTCATCGCCAGAATCCTGATCATGAATCCGTTACCTTCTGAACGCAACGATAAAAGTAAAAATGAACAAAGCAACACAACAAGGGGATGTAAAAACTCCCACCACACCAGCACTACCGCTACTTCTCGGAGACAG GTGACCAAGATGCTGGCTGTGGTGGTGATCCTGTTCGCTGTGCTGTGGATGCCGTACCGCACCCTGGTGGTGGTAAACTCCTTCCTGGAGCAGGCCTACATGAACACCTGGTTTATCCTCTTCTGTCGGAGCTGTGTCTACCTCAACAGCGCAATCAACCCTATCATCTACAATGCTATGTCGCAGAAGTTCCGTGCCGCCTTCCGCAAGCTCTGCCTCTGCGGACGGAAAGGCTCTGAGAAGCCTACCGGCGGCACATACAGCGTGGCGCTGACCTACAGCGTGGTCAAGGACACGTCTATGGTGGAGACTACGGACCAATTCAACACAGAGCTGGACGAGATCACCTGTGAGATCACCTGTGAGTTGCCTGACAAGAAGATGGTGTTTCAGGACACCTGTGTGTACGGCAAGGTGACTTTATGCAATGACTGA